The genome window GAAGCACAGTTATGCTCATAATGAGGACCGCCCATTTACATGCCCATATTGCCCAAAGACGTTTAAGCGCAACCACGATGTGACCAAACACAGTATCGTGCACACCGGACTAAAGCTTTATCAGTGTTCGGAATGCAACAAGAGCTTTGGCAGAATATACGATTTGCGAGTGCATGCCGATCATCTGCATTCTTCAAAGCAGGTGTACATGTGTTCCAAGTGCCGAAAGACGTTTGCCAAGTCGAACATGCTATCGCGACATGTCAAATTCTGCACGGAAATTGGTCAAACGGGGACgtaaacaaaacaacgaaTTCAATTAACTCGAATTAAAGCCAAAACAGCTGTGTGGAAACAGCTTTAATCGATATACGTTTCGTCACACTGCGTTCGATAacttacaatttataaatataatttatcgACAAATACATTGGGAATATCTTCTAACAGCtttttgaatatgcaatattagaattcaattatttttgttttatttttatacatgtATCATACATATATCAGGTACTTAAGAAAAATCTGACTAGAAGAGCTCTGCAGCATTTTGGCGTTCTAGGCCTTAGAATCTTTTGTGCCAATACCAATATATTCCAGTGACTTTCTTAAGCGTTTCCAAAACAATTTGCGTTCCTCCGTCGATGGTTGTTTGCCTGCTTTGCTTGGCCACTTAATGTAAGTTTTGATGTCCATTAAATATTGCAGAGTCTTTGGTCGTTTTCTGCGCGGTATATCCTCCAAAAAGACAAGTATCAAGTGTTCCTTGCTTACCTCAAATATGCTgcaaaaacatatatataaaatatttggagACTGATTTGATCTCTTATTGCAATCTTACCGATGTTGAGCCAAATACATTTCAAACTGACACCAGTGGCTGAGCAAGAACTTAGATGATATCAGCAACATTAGAGAGCGTGAACGATCCATGCACGAGATAATGTTATCAAGAATAGTGACGCCAATCTGTGAAGATatgaaaaaatacaatatttcaaGTATGAAGTGTATATAGTATTCacttaatttaataacaaaccTGAAAATCACGCTCGTGTAGGCAAATCGAGATATCACCAGACTTTTCCACATTCGGCAGTAATTCTTCAAGCACCCAAGGACGATCATTCTGGCAGTAGCTAATGAAGATGTCATAGACCATATTAGGATCATGCTCTGTAAGATGATGAAATTTATCCAGCGACTCTTTGGAGGCTCTCGACAAAAGCGCCGCCGACTTGAGCgatgcataataataatgaatatgcCAACGTTTTAGATAAATGATGAAACCCAGAATGCTAGCACCCAAAATGCTGCCAATAACGGCTGTTATAATCATAACGGTGTTGTGGATTTGTAACTCCAGATCAGCCATTGCACGAACTTGGCAATTTAACTGATCCACTTGTATCTGATCCGTTTCATTGAAGCACCAATAATGCGTGGCCTCGTAATCTAATAGCTGAAATTTTAGCGAGGTGTCGTTATAAGTCTTTGTGGTTGATGCTGGGCACGTTCTGGTTTTCAGATCCGAAGTAACAAAGTGGAGTTTTCTAATCTTGTTTAGTTGCTTAAAATCCTTGATATTCTTATAGCTCTCCGTAAGCAGTGGAATGATACGACTATCCCAGAAATCGCGCTCAAACTGCTTATAGAACAGTTTACTTAATTGACTCCAATTAGTGCGATTGAAGAGTAGATCTCGTGCTGTATCTTCGAGTAATTCATAGGAGCAATTGGcttgcttattattattggcaGCCACCTCGACGACCTCGCGGAGCATGCAATTACAGATGAAATTATTGTCACCCAGACTGAGATACTCTAGATTTTCGAAATCCTTAAGCATTTCGGTGGAGAgcatgttgatgttgttaCTGCGCAAGTTGAGCACACGCAACGATGAATTATTCCGGAACACACTCTTGTACCAGTTTCCAATGTGATTGGAGCTAAGATCGAGCACCTTGAGGCTGACTAGCGACTCAAATACATCGCTCGACAAGGCATTGATGTTGTTGCCAGCCAGGCCAAGGACTAGAAGATTTCTTAGCGGTTTCGACCAACTTAAATCCCCAAGATTGGAGTGCTCAAAGTACAGACATTTCAGTGTATCCCCAATGCCGTCGAAGGCATCGTCCACAATGTTGTAGGATATGAAAGAATTTCCCGATAAGTCGAGTCCCTCGAGTGCTGTGTTCTTGAAGAGTCCATTGCTCACCATGGGAAAAGATGTGTAACACAAACTAAGGTACTTTAGTTTACTTCCCAGGTGTGTAAAGGCCACCGCACTATTGCGTGTTATTTTCGAGTGGGATAAATCTAGATAGACCAGCTCTGGTAGCATTTTAAAGACAGTCTGATAAATCTTTAAGCCATAAACCAAGTTCAAAATGACCTCTAGCGTGGGCATCGAGAATTGGTAATTGTAGTTCAATACGTTTGTAAAGGATAGATCCAGATACTGTAGTCCTTGTATATGGTAAAAGGTATCGGCCTCCAATGTCATGATCTTGTTGTTcgaaataaacaattttcgtAAGTTTGTCACATTGCGAAAAGCTTCTCTGGTCAAATACTCGATGCTGCAGTTGCTGACGTCCAGCTCCAAGAGTTGCGGCATATTCGGAAACTTGGCCCAAGCAATGCTTTCCTCTAAAtggaataaataaaagtagatTATTATTTAGGTATATAAAGAAATTCATAAAGCTCGAACGCTTTGGAATTTTTTCGTGTCTTACTTGAGTAGCCAAATAATCTGTGCATTATCTGTAGTTTACGTATGTGATCCTCATAAATGAAATCTTGTGTGTTTGGTGTGTCTGTGTCTTTGTTGAATTCAAGATGTAAGCACATTCGATCATACAGATCAATGTTACCACTGGCAAGCAGTTCATCTCTGCATTTATTGTGAATTTCATTGTTTGGTTTAATTTGAGTGTCTTGCAAGAATCGCTCAATAGCTGAAATTTCGCAAAAACGCCTGTAAATTAGTCTGTATGTGTTTTGTGCATCTACTTTGTGCGCCAAATTATATAGAACATTTTTTACTCACCTTCAGCATCCGCATTTATTGCCGAAAACTGATTGCCTTGTAGTGACAAATACTTTAGTGAACCTTTCATTGAACTCAAGGTGATATATGGTGCTGCATTTAAGTTATTATATGCCGCCGAAAAGGCCTGTACTTTTGAAAAGTTTAATCTTCCTCCAAACTTCGATTTGAATAACAAATCTAGATCTCTTGATATATTGCCATGCGAAAGATCCAAATACCTATGTGTGGCTGTAAGAATGAATAGTATTTCAAAACGTTAGTTCAAATGCGCGGTAATCGATAATTATCACGTTAAACGCTAAAGGGCATATCGATGTAGCACCTATTTATTATCGATGTGCAATGACATGATGCTTATCGATGTTCGAAATCCATTCAGCATTCATTGTCGATACGGTCAACACATGTTTTTTACGCATCTCcatcaaaatacaaaaataaaaaatggataATGTTTGCCGGCTGTGTGCCATGAACTGCAGCTCGTTGGAGAATATATTTGCTAAGCGGGACCATCCCAACGATGAGCCAATGTTTTTGGTTCTGCTGGACTATTGCACTGGCCACACATTTAGGCCATACGATGGCATGCCTCAAAACATATGTGGACCCTGCATTATGGCTGCAAAAagtgcatttcaatttaaacagaGAGTAGACCAAACTCAGAAATATTTCAAGGATATGCTGAGTGCAAATGAACATAAGACAAACATAGATGGGCTTAACACTGGCCAATGGTGCATTTCAGAAAGTGCTCAATTGCAACCGATTGGAATGCAGAATAATTCACTAAATGCACCTGAAGATGAGGACGAATATGAGGATGAGGACAGTGAAGAAAGTTCGCTAGTAAAGGAAACAAACTCAACAAATTTGAGGGCGATTAAAACTAATAGGAGCTCAATGAAATTCTGTGAGAATTGCAAGTGGCCACTTGAACCAGATCCGCCCCGTGATGGACGCTCCTTTAGATGTCCGTTGTGCTCTAAACTATTTCGCACAACACGAGGCTACAAGACTCATTTGAATGCTCATACTACAGGGATACCATACGAATGCTATGCGTGTAAGAAACAGTGCGAGAGTATCCAAGATCTAAGGAAGCACTTGTCGACACACAAAGATCGAGATCGTCCATTCCAATGCCCACATTGCCCCAGAACTTTTACCATGTATGGGCGCTTTAACAACCACCGTTATACGCATAGCGATGAACGACCCTTCAAATGCCCCCAATGCCCCAAGAGATTCAAACGAAACGCTGAAGTGGCCAAGCACAGCATCGTCCACACCGGAGAGAAGCCCTACCAATGTGCTTTGTGTCTTACGGGCTTCGCCAGACTCCAGAGCCTGGGAATACATGCCGACAGACATTCGGAGACCGACATGTGCTACAAATGTGCCAAGTGCCCGCAAGTATTTGACAAGCCGCGTTTGCTGTTACAGCATGTCAAGACCTGTCCAGAAGTCGCAGCATCCAAGCACGAAATTCGTTGATATCAAGAGGACATTGTAATGAAGACTCAGCAGTTTAAAATAAGTCTTATTTAAACAAACGAAATGTGGCATTGTTTACACTTATTGTAAgcaatattgtaaaaatattgtagAGTCTGCCCGACAACGAGATACTCGGTAGACATTTTAAGAAAGTTCTAAAAAAGTGTACAAATTttctgaatatttttttttaaataacatttaagttaattaaGTTTAGTATTACATAAAGAAGTTATtcagtttaattatttttttatagttgggacttactatatgtatgtatgttttaaTACGGACTgaaatacgtttttttttatttatttatcttctTATAGTTAacttatatgtatttgtaaataaaaacttttttcaCAGTTCTGGCTACTGTGTTCTTTGggttataaaaatgtatattatatgaTTTTACTTACAGAATCTGGCATTTGTGGTTCTTAGTGTACCATTGGGATATACCCACCACAAGATGTCTTGTTTTATCCTGTCCAAAAGGCAGGTGTTTCCATCGTCAGTGTCGTATTTAACGAACAGCGATTTAAGATTTGTTTCACCTAACGGATTGTCGGTGTTATCTATTTCATCGTCGATGTCCTGCGATAGACTCTGAATAGCTGCAGATAAGCTCTCTTTCAAGCGATAGCTCTCTTTCAAATGGCGCTCAATATGATTTGGCCAATCTTCAGATTCGTTAGCAGTTATTTCAATGGAATCATTTGATTCCTCGTCAATTGTTTGTGCAGTAGAAATTGTTAACTGTGATTCACATAGAATCAGcaagaatattaatatttttacttgaatatacattttatggTCCTTTTCAACGTATTGACGATTGGTAAATCGAAATTCGCGAGTTACTTCGAATTTTCGTTGTTATTATCAATATGTTGCGTTTCATTTAAGTTTTTCGGTGCGTTGTagattttattatatgtacacAATTCTCACACTTGCTCATTTATTGCTTTAAACACATTAGTCAGCATATTCTACAGTAAATTGCCTTTGATTTGTTCACAATTCGTAGattatattctatattattGATCGATTTCAGCGACAGAAGCGCTAATGTATACCACACTTTAGGGAGCTGAAACGAGACTAATGGTCAGAAATCGGAAACTCGAGGtatatgaataattttatgatACCAAGATAGGGCTTATCAATTTTGGCAATATTTTCTTTCGCTTTTCAATGGGTTTCAGTTATCAGTTTAGCAGCTTTATGGCCCTAGCCcgcctctttctctctcactctcattcTCTCACGGTATTTCCACCCACGCCTTAAATAGTTCATCACGATATGGTAATTAGAGCAATGTATCTCTCTTTAAGCCCTGAAGTCTCTTATCATAATAAGCTTAAGAGCGCATCGGGAGACAGAAATCCTTGTTTTTTAACTTGTAAATTGGCTGTATTACTTTAAAATGGCCtaaaaaatggcaaataattcagattatttattgtatagcTGATACGTTTTGAGATATGGGCTGATTGATAAGATGGTTATAGCAAATCTGAGATTAGAAGtggattttgttttatttctgtACCGCACTATATAACTTTTAAATCATTCTTTTCGcgtgtatttttaatcttggttttgcaatttttccaGACGtctatgaaaaaatatatatacttcgcggtgattaaaattataagacattcattcattaattattaaataggAGAAAACACGAAAAGCCGTAGAAGTTTCTAGTTTAGCAAAAAATATCTGTTTCAGCGgacatttcatattttttaaattagaaaagtttAACTGACTATGTAAATTTATTCACATGtagaaaatgaataattatttgaatattcaaGTTAATTGGGCGCCAAGTCTTATCGTTTGTTACTTATCGTTTCTTACTGTTATCGTTGATCGTTTCCTTGCGCATTGGTGTAGTTTTTATCGATATTAATCGATTGAGCACGCGCATTCgacttcaaaataaaaacaagctCTTCGCGCCTtcagtcaaaaaaaaaaaataactacaaaatgaattaattttactGTTGTTGCGCGGCAGCATATCTGAAAACATTGGATGAAGATATGAATTCACCTCTGATTGTTATTCTGTATGTTTGTATCAACTAAGAAGTCTGTCAACAGATTTACTGCCACAAACAATGTGTGCTGCGTGAATGCTTAtcaattttgcaatatttccAATGTTTTGCAATGAAATTTAGCAATCGGATTATAAGTTTTATAGCATGAGTTGCGTTTCTCTTAAACTTTGGATTCATTTATCTACTCATTCTCTTATAGCAGTAAAATCTAAgagtataatatatttctgatTGTTTACACATTATTCAATCGTAAGCAATCGGTATTACTTAAAAGCTATTAATACcgaattattttgatttactGCCAATCTGATACGACTTCTGGTATGGcccaattttaatttattggaCTAATACcccaaataaatttaaaatctcacttcaaataaagtaaaagcagttgtgtgtgatTGTCTAGTTTACCTTTGGAGGCCATACCATAACTacgtaaaaataataacgGGAAAGCGTTTTTTGTATCAACTTTGcgctttaatttaatatgttttaaatataaacaaaaaacgtaATTTCAACTCACGCACTCTTTTTGCTTTGcgtgaaaataaaagaactctctgattaatttattattataattttaaaccAATATATGCTGTCAAATGTTAATTCGTAGTTACATTAAATGttaacaattcaattttttttttaacatttgaaTGTGATTTTTGCGCGGTTTGTGTCAAGCAAATCGTTTTCCAACACTAAAAGTAAGAAATCCCTTACGGTGCGTGACACGAAACGTTTTGGCTCGATTCGAGTTTGAAGTCACGAGAAACAATCACCTTTAGTTTATGCTAAAGCCATGCCACCCACCCTCCCTGCTCCTGATTTCTGAATTAAAACACACAACAGACGACGACGCGTCGCAATACTCGTTATACTACATGGCGTGCAAAATAAGTCCAACCACCCAAACCACCCCGCTGGGGTGAATCGCCCCGCCGCCGTTAAACTGGCTGGTTAAACAACCACCTTCtgttttcgctctctctcgctcacgcTCCTGATCACGCTACTTCCTGTCCCGCTTCGACTGCATCGCTGACCGGCGCTCGTCGTGCGCTTTGTCGAAGGGAATCCTCGGCTGGACGTGCTGCTCGTGTATGCGCTCGTCGCTTGTTTTGTGCTTTGCCAGCATGATTCGAGTCGCGTGGCGCGTTTGGCTGTCAGTTTACACGCATCGCCCGCCGTACGTGGGTGAAAGTCCACTCGCAAATCGAGTCgcaaacatttttgattgTCTATCAACAGACTCTCGTTCGTTTTTGCCATCGCACTCGTACAACGTGTTGTTACCAACGCATCCGTCGGTTCTTTGTGAGTCACCTTAGCAAAAAGCCGGGAAATATAAAGTATTGTTTATACCCGGCCCAACGCGTTGTAGTGTCTGCTTGAGCGCCACTtgaaaattttgtgaattctgtatttatgtgtgtgtgcgtgtgcgtgttttTGAAATCTCTGTGAAAATGGCAACtgccaaatgcaaacaatGGCCCTTCTGATTGCCATGGCGTCTTTTTCAGCACCACAATTTGTATCCCCTCCAAGTGGCACTTTAGTTTACAACTGACTTTTTAGTGCACCACCAGCTAATGGCTGCAGCTTAGATTGCTGGACAGGTAAGCGATCTCAATTAACGGTATGTCCGCCACTGAGAATGAgggagagcgaaagagagagagagagaggagtgtGCAATTTGGTGttcctcttcttcttgttgttgtttgttggtgGTGTCTTTAAAATCACATGCAATTTGGGGTGTTTTTTAGCTGACGGACAGGTATGGGATAATCAATTGAAAGTGTACCAAAATAAAGCTCACTTAAAGTGAGCCgacaaaaatttgataaacattTACGATAAACAAAGATATGATAAttattcttttcttatttgtcCGAACTTTGGAATTCAAAGTTCTTAGAAATTATGTGAGCTATGACTAACAAATTGCATTGAACCCAGTTCTAACTTGTCTTACAATTTCTTAACTTTccttaaaaaaaagtgaagaaatgtgtataaatataatcGGGTTTTGGGTATGACTTTACATCTCGACATCTAGACAAATTACTCTAAATAGGCAGTTCAAAACggaacaaaaattattttctaaacttaagaaatacataaatgtCAACACTCTAATCTGTTAATCTGCAAACATTTATGTTGGTTtagtaatttattataaagatctcatgaatttatatatttttatcaaagtccgtatataaaatatagaatattatGAACAGGCATTACAAATGAGTTAGCTATGTAAGACCAGACTTGAGTGTATACACAAACctatgaataatatttacacTCATATCAATACCttctttcaaattaaatataactcgaaaatcaatattattatagctttgttctgtaaagaaaaacaactagCTCAACATCATGTATACTATTTTCTTACAGTGAAAGTACTTTAACTGAATTCCATAGAAATcgtaaaataatattattcgAACTTTGTTCAGTGTAGACAAACAGTCGGAGAAATATGTTCGCATGCTATAGTCAACGAGTCAGCAGTACGTAAAGCATTGTAATAACGTAAATTGGTTTACAATATCGCAAGATAATTACTAGCTACGTGATATAGCATATTACTCGGCTGAATGACAGGCCAGACAGTGTAATCGACAGCATGAACAAAGGGAAAGTCCAAATAATTTGCTCAAATGTTAAGAAAAACACCATTTCAGTTGTT of Drosophila nasuta strain 15112-1781.00 chromosome 3, ASM2355853v1, whole genome shotgun sequence contains these proteins:
- the LOC132791355 gene encoding toll-like receptor 6 isoform X1; this translates as MYIQVKILIFLLILCESQLTISTAQTIDEESNDSIEITANESEDWPNHIERHLKESYRLKESLSAAIQSLSQDIDDEIDNTDNPLGETNLKSLFVKYDTDDGNTCLLDRIKQDILWWVYPNGTLRTTNARFSTHRYLDLSHGNISRDLDLLFKSKFGGRLNFSKVQAFSAAYNNLNAAPYITLSSMKGSLKYLSLQGNQFSAINADAEAIERFLQDTQIKPNNEIHNKCRDELLASGNIDLYDRMCLHLEFNKDTDTPNTQDFIYEDHIRKLQIMHRLFGYSKESIAWAKFPNMPQLLELDVSNCSIEYLTREAFRNVTNLRKLFISNNKIMTLEADTFYHIQGLQYLDLSFTNVLNYNYQFSMPTLEVILNLVYGLKIYQTVFKMLPELVYLDLSHSKITRNSAVAFTHLGSKLKYLSLCYTSFPMVSNGLFKNTALEGLDLSGNSFISYNIVDDAFDGIGDTLKCLYFEHSNLGDLSWSKPLRNLLVLGLAGNNINALSSDVFESLVSLKVLDLSSNHIGNWYKSVFRNNSSLRVLNLRSNNINMLSTEMLKDFENLEYLSLGDNNFICNCMLREVVEVAANNNKQANCSYELLEDTARDLLFNRTNWSQLSKLFYKQFERDFWDSRIIPLLTESYKNIKDFKQLNKIRKLHFVTSDLKTRTCPASTTKTYNDTSLKFQLLDYEATHYWCFNETDQIQVDQLNCQVRAMADLELQIHNTVMIITAVIGSILGASILGFIIYLKRWHIHYYYASLKSAALLSRASKESLDKFHHLTEHDPNMVYDIFISYCQNDRPWVLEELLPNVEKSGDISICLHERDFQIGVTILDNIISCMDRSRSLMLLISSKFLLSHWCQFEMYLAQHRIFEVSKEHLILVFLEDIPRRKRPKTLQYLMDIKTYIKWPSKAGKQPSTEERKLFWKRLRKSLEYIGIGTKDSKA
- the LOC132791355 gene encoding toll-like receptor 4 isoform X2, which gives rise to MYIQVKILIFLLILCESQLTISTAQTIDEESNDSIEITANESEDWPNHIERHLKESYRLKESLSAAIQSLSQDIDDEIDNTDNPLGETNLKSLFVKYDTDDGNTCLLDRIKQDILWWVYPNGTLRTTNARFSTHRYLDLSHGNISRDLDLLFKSKFGGRLNFSKVQAFSAAYNNLNAAPYITLSSMKGSLKYLSLQGNQFSAINADAEEESIAWAKFPNMPQLLELDVSNCSIEYLTREAFRNVTNLRKLFISNNKIMTLEADTFYHIQGLQYLDLSFTNVLNYNYQFSMPTLEVILNLVYGLKIYQTVFKMLPELVYLDLSHSKITRNSAVAFTHLGSKLKYLSLCYTSFPMVSNGLFKNTALEGLDLSGNSFISYNIVDDAFDGIGDTLKCLYFEHSNLGDLSWSKPLRNLLVLGLAGNNINALSSDVFESLVSLKVLDLSSNHIGNWYKSVFRNNSSLRVLNLRSNNINMLSTEMLKDFENLEYLSLGDNNFICNCMLREVVEVAANNNKQANCSYELLEDTARDLLFNRTNWSQLSKLFYKQFERDFWDSRIIPLLTESYKNIKDFKQLNKIRKLHFVTSDLKTRTCPASTTKTYNDTSLKFQLLDYEATHYWCFNETDQIQVDQLNCQVRAMADLELQIHNTVMIITAVIGSILGASILGFIIYLKRWHIHYYYASLKSAALLSRASKESLDKFHHLTEHDPNMVYDIFISYCQNDRPWVLEELLPNVEKSGDISICLHERDFQIGVTILDNIISCMDRSRSLMLLISSKFLLSHWCQFEMYLAQHRIFEVSKEHLILVFLEDIPRRKRPKTLQYLMDIKTYIKWPSKAGKQPSTEERKLFWKRLRKSLEYIGIGTKDSKA